In Chrysiogenes arsenatis DSM 11915, the following proteins share a genomic window:
- a CDS encoding DctP family TRAP transporter solute-binding subunit has product MTIRIRPATLVSGIIFWLLTSVPALGSSHTWLLTHVLTPNSPKGKALQYFAREIETASQGAITIRIHDSARLYDDAEGIAALQFGAVHFLAPTTTKITPLVPALALLDIPFLFETREAYYALLAGPFGEYLREQLSLQDIRLLAFWDNGFKQISNSIGKVSYPEDLQGFSIRVMSGTDMSRYYQRYGATAIDLSFREMRQLIRLGAVDGAENTVINFANEDLAPLQPYLTLTNHGLMVYLFIMRESHYRSLSEAQQQIVDEAVRHATEHIHHSVVTEEANALEQLWQNEALQITNLTPGQRRYWRTKVKPVASDFLATLPESIRKLIEAKPSEK; this is encoded by the coding sequence ATGACAATACGTATTCGCCCAGCCACTCTGGTGTCAGGCATTATTTTCTGGCTGCTCACGTCTGTACCGGCTCTTGGTAGCTCGCACACATGGCTGCTAACGCATGTCTTAACGCCAAATTCTCCGAAAGGGAAAGCCTTACAGTACTTTGCGCGTGAGATTGAAACCGCCAGTCAGGGTGCGATTACCATCCGTATTCACGATTCGGCTCGTCTCTATGATGATGCGGAAGGGATTGCTGCATTGCAGTTCGGTGCGGTGCATTTTCTGGCACCGACAACGACAAAAATAACGCCGCTTGTCCCCGCGTTAGCTCTGCTGGATATCCCATTTTTGTTTGAAACGCGCGAAGCGTATTACGCGTTATTGGCAGGTCCGTTCGGTGAATATCTGCGCGAGCAACTGAGTTTGCAAGATATTCGGCTGCTTGCCTTCTGGGATAATGGATTTAAGCAAATATCCAATTCTATTGGAAAAGTTAGTTATCCTGAGGATTTGCAGGGATTTTCTATTCGCGTGATGTCGGGCACAGATATGAGTCGCTATTACCAACGGTATGGTGCAACCGCAATTGATCTTTCGTTTCGTGAAATGCGTCAGTTGATTCGCCTTGGCGCTGTTGATGGTGCCGAAAATACGGTTATCAACTTTGCGAATGAAGACTTGGCTCCCTTGCAACCGTATTTGACTCTCACCAACCACGGCTTGATGGTTTATCTCTTTATTATGCGCGAATCGCACTATCGGTCACTTTCCGAAGCACAGCAACAGATAGTCGATGAAGCCGTGCGCCATGCCACAGAGCACATTCATCACTCGGTGGTAACAGAAGAAGCCAATGCACTAGAGCAACTTTGGCAGAATGAAGCGCTCCAGATTACGAATCTTACACCCGGTCAGCGGCGTTATTGGCGCACGAAAGTGAAGCCGGTTGCGTCAGATTTTCTGGCAACACTTCCAGAGAGTATCAGGAAGCTGATAGAGGCTAAACCGTCGGAAAAATAA
- the sppA gene encoding signal peptide peptidase SppA, translating to MIGKLFRSLFYIAFIAVCTIVVMKVTEQSQMITEPSLALVELTGVIYESNTIVEMLRDVERDPMVKGLMIRVNSPGGMVAPSQEMYAALRNASKPVWAYYDGLAASGALYSTLAASRIGTQGGTITGSIGVILSSVNASELFRKIGLERITVKSGRFKDLLGSENGLGEEGRLILDQLVNDTHQEFVQAISVSRNIPLEKVKTFADGRVFTGRHALELGLVDEVTSFAEFRQKMADELGVNSENYLERKKSDWDWVSDLLSGAKAGTQLMYLFD from the coding sequence ATGATCGGCAAACTGTTTCGTAGTCTCTTTTACATCGCATTTATTGCGGTCTGTACCATCGTTGTTATGAAAGTCACCGAACAAAGCCAAATGATTACCGAACCGTCACTCGCCCTCGTCGAACTCACCGGAGTGATTTACGAAAGTAACACCATTGTCGAAATGCTGCGCGATGTCGAGCGCGATCCAATGGTGAAAGGATTGATGATACGGGTCAACTCACCGGGCGGCATGGTGGCTCCATCACAAGAGATGTATGCCGCCCTGCGCAACGCATCCAAACCCGTTTGGGCCTACTACGACGGCCTTGCGGCCAGCGGTGCCCTTTACAGCACACTTGCCGCTTCGCGTATTGGAACGCAAGGGGGAACGATCACGGGAAGTATTGGCGTCATTCTCAGTTCCGTGAATGCCAGCGAGCTATTCCGTAAAATTGGTTTGGAGCGGATTACCGTGAAAAGCGGGCGCTTCAAAGATCTCCTTGGCAGCGAAAATGGGCTGGGAGAAGAAGGACGCCTTATTCTGGATCAACTGGTCAACGACACGCATCAAGAATTCGTCCAAGCCATATCTGTTTCGCGTAACATTCCGCTGGAAAAGGTGAAAACCTTCGCCGACGGACGCGTTTTCACTGGGCGCCATGCGCTAGAACTAGGGCTGGTTGACGAAGTTACCTCGTTCGCTGAATTCCGCCAGAAAATGGCTGACGAATTAGGCGTTAACTCTGAAAACTACCTTGAAAGAAAGAAAAGCGATTGGGATTGGGTGAGCGATCTTCTCAGCGGAGCAAAAGCGGGAACACAACTCATGTACCTTTTTGACTAG